From a single Micromonospora sp. WMMD1102 genomic region:
- a CDS encoding roadblock/LC7 domain-containing protein, with protein MTVTQFQPAGDLSETPLPRRSPGARLDSGGEEFLPEGAFHRPGTAAGPPRPGQSAVHAELSLLRDRVPGVRGAVLAGVDGRLLGHDLTAGPEPLDLAALAATTFGLGRQCGLTLQQGPLRELTVHSHQGYFTVYGVSDQVLLAVLGDDRLNVSWLHLEAGPVAERIADLLHVGGTT; from the coding sequence ATGACCGTGACGCAGTTCCAGCCCGCCGGGGACCTGTCCGAGACCCCGCTGCCCCGGCGCTCACCGGGGGCCCGACTCGACAGCGGCGGCGAGGAGTTCCTCCCCGAGGGCGCCTTCCACCGGCCGGGGACCGCCGCCGGTCCGCCCCGGCCCGGCCAGTCGGCCGTACACGCCGAGTTGAGCCTGCTCCGGGACCGGGTGCCCGGGGTGCGCGGCGCCGTGCTCGCCGGTGTCGACGGGCGGCTGCTCGGACACGACCTCACCGCCGGCCCCGAGCCGCTCGACCTCGCCGCGCTCGCGGCGACCACGTTCGGGCTGGGCCGGCAGTGCGGGCTGACCCTCCAACAGGGTCCGCTGCGCGAACTGACGGTGCACAGTCACCAGGGCTACTTCACGGTGTACGGCGTGAGCGACCAGGTCCTGCTCGCCGTGCTCGGCGACGACCGGTTGAACGTGTCGTGGCTGCACCTGGAGGCCGGACCGGTCGCGGAACGGATCGCTGACCTGCTGCACGTCGGCGGCACCACGTAG
- a CDS encoding serine hydrolase domain-containing protein: MSLQRSVDPDQVGFDPARLARVDEHFARYVDAGQLAGWQVVLTRRGEIAHSSTYGLRDREAGLPVDPDTVWRIYSMTKPVTSVAAMMLWEEGRLQLTDEISRWLPEFADVRVYDRGSALKPYTVPAVEPIRVWHLLTHTAGLTYGFLQTSVVDGLYRAAGFDLYPPSHFDLASATEGLARLPLLFQPGTAWGYSVATDVLGRLVEVVSGRPLDVFFAERIFGPLGMTDTGWWAEGAAADRLAALYAAHPATGQAVRYDEVGALALKQPALHSGGGGLLSTAADYHRFTQFLLRGGELDGVRLLGPRTVRFMTRNHLPEGQDLGRLSTGGFAETSFDGIGFGLGFAVVLDPVPSRTPSNAGEFYWGGMASTAFWVDPVDEVTALLFTQLVPSSSYPLRAELRQLVYAALVD; this comes from the coding sequence ATGAGCCTCCAGCGCAGCGTCGACCCTGACCAGGTCGGCTTCGACCCGGCACGGCTGGCCCGCGTCGACGAGCACTTCGCCCGGTACGTCGACGCGGGGCAGTTGGCCGGTTGGCAAGTCGTGCTGACCCGCCGGGGCGAGATCGCGCACTCCTCGACCTACGGGCTGCGGGACCGGGAGGCGGGGCTGCCGGTCGACCCCGACACCGTCTGGCGGATCTACTCGATGACCAAGCCGGTCACCTCGGTCGCCGCGATGATGCTCTGGGAGGAGGGGCGGCTCCAGCTCACCGACGAGATCAGTCGCTGGCTGCCGGAGTTCGCCGACGTACGGGTCTACGACCGGGGGTCGGCGCTCAAGCCGTACACGGTGCCGGCGGTCGAGCCGATCCGGGTCTGGCACCTGCTCACCCACACCGCCGGGCTGACCTACGGCTTCCTACAGACCTCGGTGGTCGACGGGCTCTACCGGGCCGCCGGATTCGACCTCTATCCGCCGTCGCACTTCGACCTGGCCTCCGCGACCGAGGGGCTGGCCCGGTTGCCGCTGCTCTTCCAGCCGGGTACGGCCTGGGGCTACTCGGTCGCCACCGACGTGCTCGGCCGGCTGGTCGAGGTGGTCTCCGGCAGGCCGCTGGACGTCTTCTTCGCCGAACGGATCTTCGGTCCGCTCGGCATGACCGACACCGGCTGGTGGGCCGAGGGCGCCGCCGCCGACCGGCTGGCCGCGCTGTACGCCGCACACCCGGCGACCGGCCAGGCGGTCCGGTACGACGAGGTGGGCGCGCTGGCGCTGAAGCAGCCGGCCCTGCACTCCGGTGGTGGCGGCCTGCTCTCCACGGCGGCCGACTACCACCGGTTCACCCAGTTCCTGCTGCGCGGCGGGGAGCTGGACGGGGTACGCCTGCTCGGCCCGCGCACGGTCCGGTTCATGACCCGCAACCACCTGCCGGAGGGGCAGGACCTGGGGCGGCTCTCGACCGGCGGCTTCGCCGAGACCAGCTTCGACGGGATCGGTTTCGGGCTCGGCTTCGCGGTGGTACTCGACCCGGTTCCGAGCCGTACGCCGAGCAACGCGGGTGAGTTCTACTGGGGCGGGATGGCGAGTACGGCGTTCTGGGTCGACCCGGTCGACGAGGTCACCGCGCTGCTCTTCACCCAGCTCGTCCCGTCCAGCAGCTATCCGCTGCGCGCGGAGCTGCGCCAGCTCGTCTACGCGGCCCTGGTCGACTGA
- a CDS encoding ABC transporter permease: MTVDDITRPAARPAGGHPDGPDGFARPTLLRLTLVELRKLADTRAGFWLLVTIGLVAAAIVAVLLLTAPEPEQRFEIFFALAQLPVGILLPILGILLVTSEFSQRTVLTTFALVPRRHRVVVAKVGAGVVAALLSVAATLATAALGTVLAGLAGDGGSWSTGVMAFVGAAVFQIGNVLLGIAFGLLFQSTPLAIVLSLVLPIAWSILGGMVERLHRAAEWLDTSLTMAPLVEPPNPGDLDGGQWARLAVSVAVWVLLPLLGGLVRTVRREVS, translated from the coding sequence CCGCCCGGCCGGTGGGCATCCCGACGGTCCGGACGGGTTCGCCCGCCCGACGCTGCTCCGGCTGACCCTGGTCGAGCTGCGCAAGCTCGCCGACACCCGGGCCGGCTTCTGGCTGCTGGTCACCATCGGCCTGGTCGCGGCCGCCATCGTGGCCGTGCTGCTGCTCACCGCGCCCGAGCCGGAGCAGCGGTTCGAGATCTTCTTCGCACTCGCCCAGCTCCCGGTCGGCATCCTGCTGCCGATCCTCGGCATCCTGCTGGTCACCAGCGAGTTCTCCCAGCGCACCGTGCTGACCACCTTCGCCCTGGTGCCCCGGCGACACCGGGTGGTGGTCGCGAAGGTCGGCGCCGGGGTGGTCGCGGCGCTGCTCTCCGTCGCGGCCACGCTGGCGACGGCGGCCCTCGGCACCGTACTCGCCGGGCTGGCCGGTGACGGCGGCTCCTGGTCCACCGGCGTGATGGCGTTCGTCGGCGCGGCCGTGTTCCAGATCGGCAACGTGCTGCTCGGGATCGCGTTCGGCCTGCTGTTCCAGAGCACCCCGCTGGCGATCGTGCTCTCCCTGGTGTTGCCGATCGCCTGGTCCATCCTCGGCGGGATGGTCGAGCGACTGCACCGGGCCGCCGAGTGGCTGGACACCAGCCTCACCATGGCCCCGCTGGTCGAGCCGCCGAACCCGGGCGACCTCGACGGCGGCCAGTGGGCCCGGCTCGCCGTCTCGGTCGCCGTCTGGGTGCTGCTGCCACTGCTCGGCGGACTGGTCCGGACGGTACGCCGGGAGGTGTCCTGA